A stretch of Cucumis sativus cultivar 9930 chromosome 2, Cucumber_9930_V3, whole genome shotgun sequence DNA encodes these proteins:
- the LOC101221329 gene encoding transcription factor bHLH61, which translates to MGAEPPLESERKLEREMELDEHVFLEELMALRRDPNWEAIPNEITDLCSNAWPFDYCFDQNTLSFPPNSSSQPLSTHNLHEFYNPLPNEFSVPQIPDSAFTAMEVAAAAAVAAAPLTFQPEHPNVEREEEEEEEEEQLGFLADEIQNMEAVQVESICKMEPNQSPEELQVFNIGTCSSSSSLERKNRAKKLQGQPSKNLMAERRRRKRLNDRLSMLRSIVPKISKMDRTAILADAIEYMKELLEKIGNLQNEVEGSNSRMNSLKNTKPSEFVVRNTPKFEVESRDGETRIEICCGGKPGLVLSTVNTIEALGLEIQQCVISCFNDFALQATCSSQEMKQRTREVEAEELKEALFRNAGYGGSCL; encoded by the exons atggGGGCAGAACCGCCATTAGAGAGTGAGAGAAAGcttgagagagagatggagcTCGACGAACATGTCTTCTTAGAGGAGTTAATGGCTCTACGAAGAGATCCAAATTGGGAAGCCATTCCAAACGAAATTACCGATCTCTGCTCAAATGCTTGGCCATTCGATTACTGTTTCGATCAGAATACTCTTAGTTTTCCCCCAAATTCTTCCTCCCAACCTCTATCCACCCACAATCTCCACGAATTTTACAATCCTTTGCCAAATGAGTTCTCAGTACCACAAATTCCTGATTCCGCCTTTACGGCCATGGAAgtagcagcagcagcagctgTAGCCGCCGCGCCTCTGACATTTCAGCCAGAGCATCCGAATGTAGAgcgagaagaagaggaggaagaggaggaggagcaATTAGGTTTTCTAGCGGATGAGATTCAGAATATGGAAGCAGTTCAAGTTGAATCGATTTGTAAAATGGAGCCGAATCAATCTCCGGAAGAACTCCAGGTTTTCAACATCGGAACAtgctcctcctcctcctccttggAACGAAAGAACAGAGCGAAGAAATTGCAAGGGCAACCGTCGAAGAATCTGATGGCggagagaaggagaaggaagcGTTTGAACGATCGACTGTCAATGCTCAGATCTATCGTTCCAAAGATCAGTAAG ATGGATAGAACAGCGATTTTGGCAGATGCGATTGAGTATATGAAAGAATTGCTGGAGAAGATCGGGAATCTGCAAAATGAAGTGGAAGGATCAAATTCGAGGATGAATTCGTTGAAGAACACAAAACCGAGTGAATTCGTAGTGAGAAATACACCAAAA TTTGAAGTGGAAAGCAGAGATGGAGAGACGAGAATCGAGATATGTTGTGGGGGAAAACCAGGATTGGTATTATCAACGGTGAATACGATTGAAGCATTGGGGCTCGAGATTCAACAATGTGTTATTAGCTGCTTCAACGACTTCGCATTGCAAGCCACTTGCTCTTCTCAG GAAATGAAGCAGAGAACAAGAGAAGTGGAGGCAGAAGAATTGAAGGAAGCATTATTTAGGAATGCAGGTTATGGAGGAAGCTGCTtgtag
- the CSIAA2 gene encoding auxin-responsive protein IAA9-like, whose translation MSPPLLDVGEVEESRSNVTLLASSNSMESVSPNNLEFEERNYMGLSDSSSEDSCMTATKSDGNKPSLNLKATELRLGLPGSESPERDPDNCLRSSSQLDEKPLFPLHPSSDGLYSSPQKTVVSGNKRGFSDAMNEFSEEKYHANIGLKAGSLLENLGSQMGKVKEPTTQKAVQERPQENSESRPSHNETANNNTSTPVSKAQVVGWPPIRSFRKNTLATTSKNNDEVDGKAMAGALFIKVSMDGAPYLRKVDLRNYSAYQELSSALEKMFSCFTIGQYGAHGALGMEKMSESKLKDLLHGSEYVLTYEDKDGDWMLVGDVPWEMFIDSCKRLRIMKSSDAIGLAPRAVEKCRNRS comes from the exons ATGTCTCCACCATTACTTGATGTTGGGGAGGTGGAGGAAAGTCGCAGCAATGTCACTCTGTTGGCTTCCTCAAACTCGATGGAGAGTGTCAGTCCGAACAATTTGGAATTTGAAGAGCGTAATTACATGGGATTATCTGATTCTTCTTCAGAGGACAGCTGTATGACTGCCACAAAATCTGATGGAAACAAACCCTCGCTGAATCTTAAGGCTACAGAACTGAGGCTTGGTCTCCCTGGATCTGAATCCCCCGAGAGAGATCCAGATAATTGCCTGCGTAGCTCTTCTCAACTTGATGAAAAACCACTATTTCCTTTGCACCCATCAAGTGATGGTCTCTACTCTTCCCCACAAAAGACTGTCGTCTCAGGCAACAAAAGGGGGTTTTCTGATGCTATGAACGAATTCTCAGAG GAAAAATATCACGCTAACATAGGTTTGAAAGCTGGTTCTTTGCTAGAGAACCTTGGAAGTCAAATGGGGAAAGTGAAAGAGCCAACTACACAAAAGGCTGTACAAGAGAGGCCTCAAGAAAATAGTGAATCTAGACCATCTCACAATGAAACTGCAAATAACAACACCAGCACACCTGTTTCCAA GGCACAGGTTGTGGGTTGGCCGCCCATAAGATCTTTCAGGAAGAACACATTGGCTACAACTTCAAAGAACAATGATGAAGTTGATGGAAAGGCAATGGCTGGGGCACTCTTTATCAAAGTCAGCATGGATGGTGCTCCTTATCTTAGGAAGGTAGATCTGAGGAATTACTCTGCCTATCAGGAGCTGTCTTCTGCCCTTGAGAAGATGTTCAGCTGTTTCACTATAG GTCAATATGGAGCTCATGGAGCTCTGGGCATGGAGAAAATGAGTGAGAGCAAGCTGAAAGATCTTCTTCATGGCTCCGAATATGTATTAACATATGAGGATAAAGATGGTGACTGGATGCTCGTTGGTGATGTCCCTTGGGA GATGTTCATCGACTCTTGTAAGAGGCTGAGGATTATGAAGAGCTCCGATGCAATTGGACTGG cTCCTAGGGCGGTGGAGAAGTGCCGAAACAGGAGCTAG